Below is a genomic region from Isosphaeraceae bacterium EP7.
CGGACCGACCCGGCGCATTCCATCGACGCGGCGGCAGTCGTGGCATTCCTGGGGGGCCTGCTGCGACACCTGCGGGGGCGGGTCATCGTGGTCTGGGATGGTGGGAGCAATCACAAGGGCCCGCTGATCCGGGCGTTCCTGTCCCGCTATCCTCGCCTGCATCAGGGGCGGCTGCCGGCCTACGCCCCGGACCTCAACCCGGTGGAGTTCATCTGGGGGCACCTGAAGCACGGCCTGATGGCCAACTTCGTGCCCACAGACGTGCACGACCTGGATCGAGTCATCAACGGCCATCTGGAGCGACTCGGTGGCCAGCCGGCGATGATCCGGTCGCTGTGGAGGGGATCGAAACTCCCCCTCCTCGGCAAGAACCTGGCCACCTGATTGTCAATAGGGGTCGAGGCGGTGCGGCCAACGTTTGATTTCTGACATGCCCCCGAAAGGGTGGACAGTCTTATTCGAGAACTCGGATGCGGCAAGGCTCCCCTTAAATGTGCCCGATTCGCGAGGAAGTCAAGGTTCACCGAGGAGTAGTTCGTCTTCGCGCAGAGGAAGGCCAAGGCAGACCTAGGCGTCGAGAAGACGTGCCGCAAGCCGGGCGTGAGCTAGGCAGCTTACTTCCGCAGGAAGTTCGAATATCGCGAGCTCGGCACTACCGAGCCAAAACGGATGCGGCTCCTCGATGCGGAGAGCCAGAAGCTCAAGCAGCTGGTCGCCGACCTCTGCCTCGACAAGCAGATGCTGAAGGACGTCCTGGCAAAAATACCTGAACCCGCCGCGACGGAGAACGATCGTTGCTAACCTGACAGTCCGCTAAGGCGTCGGCATGCGGCGGACCTGGCAGCGGCCGGTTTCACCCACGCGAACCACGACGATTAGCCTCCTCGCACGCCGCATGAGGATTTATTTCCGCGAGTTGGCGGCCGACTGCGTCCGATTCGGGGATCGTCGGCTCCACGTCCTACCGCTGCGCGAGGGCTGGGCTGTAAACATCGATCGCCTCTAGTAGATCGTCACTCTTGCTTCGTCGGGTCCGTTCCGCGAGCTTATCGGTCGGTGAACATGCGACATCCGGCGGGGAGTCCGTCATGGCCAAGAAGTATCGCGTGACGCTGGCGGCCGAGGAACGCGGCGAGCTGGAAGCCATGATCTCCCGTCGCAAGGCCGATGCCCGGAAGCTGGCCCACGCCCGGGTCCTGCTCCAGGCCGACGAGGCCGAGGGGGGCCCCGCCCGGACCGACCGGGAGGTCGCCTCGGCCCTCGACCTCAGCATCCGCACCGTCGAGCGGGTCCGCCAGCTATTCGTCGAGGAGGGGATCGACTCGGCCCTGATGCCCA
It encodes:
- a CDS encoding transposase codes for the protein MRRTWAPVGRTPVLTGFGRHRDKVSTIAAISVAPVRRRVGLYWRTDPAHSIDAAAVVAFLGGLLRHLRGRVIVVWDGGSNHKGPLIRAFLSRYPRLHQGRLPAYAPDLNPVEFIWGHLKHGLMANFVPTDVHDLDRVINGHLERLGGQPAMIRSLWRGSKLPLLGKNLAT